The Lutra lutra chromosome 10, mLutLut1.2, whole genome shotgun sequence genome contains a region encoding:
- the LOC125078790 gene encoding LOW QUALITY PROTEIN: olfactory receptor 8D2-like (The sequence of the model RefSeq protein was modified relative to this genomic sequence to represent the inferred CDS: inserted 2 bases in 1 codon; substituted 1 base at 1 genomic stop codon), translating to MATSSHSSMTEFILEGLTKRPELXLPLFLLFLGVYVVTVLGNLGMIFLIAISSQLYSPIYYFLSHLSFIDLCYSSVITPKMLVNFVSEKNIISFVACMTQLYFFLIFIIAEGYLLTTMAYDHYVAICSPLLYNIIMSHKICSIMMAVVYSLGLFGATVHTTCMSALSFCGSHVVSHYLCDILPLLTLFCSSTHINEILLFIIGGVNTLARTLAILISYAFILLSILRIRSAEGRSKAXCNSHLIAVGIFFGSITFMYFKPPSSNTMEQEKVSSVFYTTVIPMLNPMIYSLRNKDVKNALRKLVEGR from the exons ATGGCTACTTCCAGTCATTCCTCCATGACTGAGTTTATCCTTGAAGGGTTAACAAAACGTCCAGAGCTTTAATTGCCTCTATTCCTACTGTTCCTTGGAGTGTATGTGGTCACAGTGTTGGGGAACCTGGGCATGATTTTCTTAATTGCCATCAGTTCTCAACTTTATTCTccaatatattattttctcagtcatttgtcattcattgatctctgctacTCCTCTGTCATTACCCCAAAAATGCTGGTGAACTTCGTATCAGAGAAGAATATTATCTCCTTTGTGGCATGCATGACtcagctttatttcttccttatttttataattgcagAAGGCTACCTTCTGACTACCATGGCATATGACCATTATGTAGCCATCTGTAGCCCACTGCTTTACAATATTATCATGTCCCATAAGATCTGCTCCATAATGATGGCTGTGGTATATTCACTGGGGTTGTTTGGGGCTACAGTCCATACTACCTGCATGTCAGCGTTGTCCTTCTGTGGGTCTCATGTAGTCAGTCATTATCTTTGTGATATTCTCCCCTTGTTGACTCTCTTTTGCTCCAGCACCCACATCAATGAGATACTGTTGTTTATTATTGGAGGGGTTAATACCTTAGCACGTACACTGGCTATACTCATCTCTTATGCTTTCATTCTTTTGAGTATTCTCCGTATTCGCTCTGCTGAGGGACGGTCCAAAGC TTGTAACTCCCATCTCATAGCTGTGGGTATCTTTTTTGGGTCTATCACATTCATGTATTTCAAACCCCCTTCTAGCAATACTATGGAACAGGAGAAGGTGTCCTCAGTGTTTTACACCACAGTGATCCCCATGCTGAATCCCATGATCTACAGCCTGAGGAACAAGGATGTGAAGAATGCACTGAGAAAGTTGGTTGAGGGAAGGTAG